Proteins found in one Clostridium kluyveri DSM 555 genomic segment:
- a CDS encoding methyl-accepting chemotaxis protein has translation MIKIKSIRTRTIITILPVTVMVLIILSVLSYYTGRKIISQQINRQISYKINELKLSVNNRIASHSRIAEVLARTVEISPNTVPEDEYKNLVQKYAAINEDTFGVGVWFEPYKYKENIKFFGPYAYKDSNEVVYTENYMKDDYNYSSQDWYKAGKTTKNKVSWTPPFYDDNTKITMATASAPFFDGKGNFIGEISADIDLTNLEKMVDEIKFGESGKVFLTTSDGLYIAGVDRKKVMKSKITDDSKFSAISKNILSGKNGNASYMDGNDKRIIYYTPITSTNWVLGITVSQKELYSPLNSLVTTLVLLSVLLIIIIAVVIFFYSSYITKNIGQVTKLTSNICDGDLTYTLNVNSQDELGHMAQDLNKMSSNLKTTFHSIIHNLDHIVGTSEELTASAQQTQTAAEQVAVSIQEVSHHIGLQTKETGDISKSVEQIHNGIKNIKENVNLTTQLSFDSTKIAQNGSDIMNNVIEQMENISLQVSESTHVINTLGEKSKEIDSIITIINSISEQTNLLALNAAIEAARAGEQGKGFAVVAEEVKKLAEQSGTAAGKINNIIMEIQQDITSTIIAMNKGNISVDTGKSMVNEASDSFKNIAGSVKNVSEQMGQIEEVIGGLYGHSDNMVKGVQNISNVSTKSSNYIENVAAASEEQTALMKQVAGAAQSLTQIVIELQSRISEFKVN, from the coding sequence TTGATAAAAATTAAAAGTATTAGAACAAGAACTATTATAACTATTCTTCCTGTTACAGTAATGGTATTAATTATATTATCCGTATTAAGTTATTATACTGGAAGAAAAATTATAAGTCAGCAAATTAATAGACAAATATCCTATAAAATAAATGAACTAAAATTATCAGTTAATAACAGAATTGCTTCCCACAGCAGAATTGCTGAAGTTTTAGCAAGAACTGTTGAAATTTCACCAAACACCGTGCCTGAAGATGAATACAAAAATTTGGTACAAAAATATGCTGCAATTAATGAAGATACTTTTGGAGTAGGAGTATGGTTTGAACCTTATAAGTATAAAGAGAATATAAAATTTTTTGGCCCTTATGCATATAAAGATAGTAATGAAGTTGTATATACGGAAAATTATATGAAAGATGATTATAACTATTCTTCTCAGGATTGGTATAAGGCAGGAAAAACCACAAAGAATAAAGTAAGTTGGACTCCTCCTTTTTATGATGATAATACCAAAATTACTATGGCAACTGCCTCAGCACCATTTTTTGATGGAAAGGGCAATTTTATTGGAGAAATTAGTGCGGATATTGATTTAACCAATTTAGAAAAAATGGTGGATGAAATTAAATTTGGTGAATCAGGAAAAGTTTTTCTGACCACGAGTGACGGCTTATACATTGCTGGGGTAGACCGAAAAAAAGTAATGAAATCCAAGATAACAGATGATTCCAAGTTTTCAGCTATCAGCAAAAACATACTAAGTGGAAAAAATGGTAATGCTTCTTATATGGATGGTAATGATAAAAGGATTATCTATTATACACCTATAACTTCAACAAATTGGGTATTGGGCATCACCGTCTCACAGAAAGAATTATATAGTCCACTAAACAGCTTGGTGACTACACTTGTTCTGCTTAGCGTACTTTTAATAATAATTATTGCTGTTGTCATATTTTTTTATAGCAGCTATATTACGAAAAATATAGGTCAGGTTACTAAATTAACTTCTAATATTTGTGATGGAGATTTGACATATACCTTGAATGTTAATTCCCAAGATGAATTAGGCCATATGGCTCAAGATTTAAATAAAATGTCATCAAATTTGAAAACAACTTTTCATTCTATTATCCATAACCTTGATCACATTGTAGGTACATCTGAAGAATTGACTGCAAGTGCACAGCAGACTCAGACTGCTGCTGAACAGGTAGCTGTATCAATACAGGAAGTATCCCATCACATTGGATTGCAAACTAAAGAGACAGGAGATATATCCAAATCAGTCGAGCAAATACATAATGGTATAAAAAATATAAAAGAAAATGTGAACTTAACAACTCAATTATCTTTTGATTCTACTAAAATAGCTCAAAATGGCAGCGATATAATGAATAATGTAATAGAGCAAATGGAGAATATAAGTTTACAAGTTTCTGAATCAACACATGTTATAAATACACTAGGTGAAAAATCTAAAGAAATAGATAGTATCATTACTATAATAAATAGTATATCTGAACAAACGAACCTTCTTGCTTTAAACGCTGCAATAGAAGCTGCTAGAGCAGGAGAACAGGGAAAAGGCTTTGCAGTTGTTGCTGAAGAAGTTAAAAAATTAGCTGAACAATCAGGGACTGCAGCAGGGAAAATTAACAATATTATAATGGAAATACAACAAGATATCACAAGTACAATTATAGCCATGAATAAGGGAAATATATCAGTGGATACGGGGAAAAGTATGGTAAATGAAGCTAGTGATTCATTTAAGAATATAGCAGGCTCTGTTAAAAATGTTTCAGAACAAATGGGGCAAATAGAAGAGGTTATTGGAGGATTATATGGTCATTCTGATAATATGGTGAAGGGAGTACAAAATATTTCTAATGTTTCGACTAAATCTTCTAATTACATTGAAAATGTAGCAGCAGCTTCAGAAGAACAGACTGCCCTTATGAAACAGGTGGCGGGTGCTGCCCAATCATTGACACAAATAGTGATAGAATTACAAAGTAGAATATCTGAATTTAAAGTTAATTAA
- a CDS encoding GGDEF domain-containing protein, translated as MSCKSLNNLHDKEFYELLKIIENADISTVYQPIASLTDGSIIGYEALSRGPENSLLQSPGKLFSAAKLHNRTWELELLCRTKAIERASDIPDDKFLFINVDPYIFKDEKFKRGFTKEFLSKNNISSEIVIFEITEKTSIEDYKNFRAVLNNYIDQGYKIAIDDTGSGYSGLKMLSEIQPHYIKIDMDLIRNIHEDTFKQALIECFVRLSEVTNMKLIAEGIENREELKTLINLGVYAGQGYFISPPAGAFLDIPDHVKNTILSYHKMKNARFISSSNNYIGKITRLDKPFNTNTTCRIIKEYFHNNNTITGACIVNDTFPVGLIMKHSLDSVFATQYGAAIFSKRPITLVMDSNPIIVDYYIPVNQVSKIAMEREIDNIYDYIIVTKNNKYYGIVTIKTLLNYTTMLEYNYAKQLNPLTELPGNSIIENKLRDILSFNKKCCILYFDLDNFKVYNDTYGFENGDKVIKFTSEVIRSEIGGLFPYNSFVGHIGGDDFFSIIENSLDNCLQLCENIIKKFDTGILDFLNEKDKANGYIKHIDRKGNEDIFTLPSISIAGIYGNIGNFSSIEAIGEKTASIKKEAKSIKKSCYIIKECY; from the coding sequence ATGTCATGTAAATCATTAAATAATCTCCATGATAAAGAATTTTATGAGCTATTAAAGATAATTGAAAATGCAGATATTTCTACTGTATATCAGCCCATTGCATCTTTAACAGATGGAAGTATTATTGGATATGAAGCATTAAGTCGTGGTCCTGAGAACTCCTTATTGCAAAGTCCTGGCAAATTGTTTTCTGCTGCTAAACTTCATAATAGAACCTGGGAGTTAGAACTTTTGTGCAGGACAAAAGCTATCGAAAGGGCATCGGATATCCCGGATGACAAATTTCTCTTTATTAATGTGGATCCATATATTTTTAAGGATGAAAAATTCAAGCGTGGATTTACAAAAGAATTTCTTTCAAAAAATAATATATCTTCTGAAATAGTAATTTTTGAAATAACTGAAAAAACTTCCATAGAAGATTATAAGAATTTCAGAGCCGTACTTAATAATTATATAGATCAAGGATACAAAATTGCCATTGATGATACTGGTTCCGGTTACTCAGGTCTTAAAATGCTGAGTGAGATACAACCACATTACATAAAAATCGATATGGATTTAATTAGAAATATCCACGAAGATACTTTTAAACAAGCATTAATAGAATGTTTTGTACGATTATCTGAAGTGACTAATATGAAACTAATTGCCGAAGGTATAGAAAATAGAGAAGAACTTAAAACGTTGATTAATCTTGGAGTTTATGCAGGACAGGGATATTTTATCAGTCCGCCTGCAGGAGCATTTTTAGATATCCCTGATCATGTAAAAAATACTATTTTATCTTATCATAAAATGAAAAATGCCAGATTTATTTCTTCTTCAAATAATTACATCGGTAAGATTACACGTTTAGACAAACCATTTAATACAAATACTACTTGTAGGATTATAAAAGAGTATTTTCATAATAACAATACTATCACAGGAGCATGCATTGTAAATGATACATTTCCTGTGGGACTTATAATGAAACATTCTTTAGATTCAGTGTTTGCAACTCAATATGGTGCTGCTATTTTTTCCAAACGTCCCATAACTTTGGTTATGGATTCCAATCCTATAATAGTAGATTATTATATACCTGTAAATCAAGTTTCTAAAATTGCCATGGAACGAGAAATTGATAATATATATGACTATATCATTGTAACTAAAAATAATAAATATTATGGAATTGTTACCATAAAAACACTCCTTAATTATACTACAATGCTAGAATATAATTATGCAAAACAGCTTAATCCCTTAACAGAACTGCCTGGTAATTCAATTATAGAAAATAAACTTAGGGATATTCTTTCCTTTAATAAGAAATGCTGCATTTTATATTTTGATTTAGATAATTTCAAAGTCTATAATGATACCTATGGATTTGAAAATGGAGATAAAGTAATTAAATTTACATCTGAGGTAATAAGATCAGAAATCGGAGGTTTATTTCCTTATAATAGCTTTGTAGGCCATATTGGAGGGGATGATTTCTTTTCTATAATAGAAAATTCCTTAGATAACTGTTTACAATTATGTGAAAATATTATTAAAAAATTTGATACAGGTATATTGGATTTTTTAAATGAAAAAGATAAAGCTAACGGATATATTAAACATATAGACAGGAAAGGAAATGAAGATATATTTACACTTCCTTCCATATCTATTGCAGGCATCTATGGTAATATTGGAAACTTCTCCAGTATTGAGGCCATTGGTGAAAAAACAGCATCTATAAAAAAAGAAGCTAAAAGTATAAAAAAGAGTTGTTATATAATAAAAGAGTGTTACTAA
- a CDS encoding M56 family metallopeptidase, which translates to MNLSSIFKMIILSSVIGSVIAIIIFVIKGVFKNRLNAFWQYYIWFLLIIRLIIPTGFETPLSKFNNIEFAAEKIQSHSNSSKTTNDLESVSEINLQNVSEVSGLKLNEEGSLKETVSKDFNYYFNIASIIWVSGAVFAFLIILFINCIFIFKVYKQPFCEDKDTLKVLEKCKSIMNISRDIPIICDRYVKVPSLFGNIKPKILISSDFIHRLSVEQKKYIFLHELSHFKRKDIFISWIMLFCGILNWFNPIIWFFLHKMWEDCELACDAYVLSHLKEKEQGEYGKTIIDMAKFVSDIKYIPGATGIIKGNSNIKRRIIMMKKFKKSPYKWSIAVICILIAVCITGITNAPIKAAVLKNEGELLQKEQSNIDYVNIVEGFLPANSQIVTSGNTKEEENILLKDLDNDGQREIITAYKSSGQPISEDEKINLLVLKKVGEKWFKALDESGQGFKLDLVLTADIDGDGREEVLLSRRIEGTAGEIFVYQWNNNVLSKVSDEGVYYSKLDIVDVPGKDIKDIAVWQHDTGDAYMIDILKWNGKIFVPEKIDCPDYFKQSVVPYYEQKVKEMPGAGFYWYYLAEAQLKSADKKGALKSAEKGLKLDTGYPPKEYFNEIKEKASK; encoded by the coding sequence ATGAATCTTTCTTCTATATTTAAAATGATTATCTTATCATCTGTCATAGGAAGTGTAATTGCAATTATCATCTTTGTAATAAAAGGGGTGTTTAAAAATAGGCTCAATGCTTTCTGGCAATATTATATATGGTTCTTGCTTATTATAAGATTAATTATACCTACAGGGTTTGAAACTCCTTTAAGTAAATTTAATAATATAGAATTTGCTGCTGAAAAAATTCAGTCACACTCAAATTCATCTAAAACTACCAATGATTTGGAAAGTGTAAGTGAAATTAATTTACAAAATGTCAGTGAAGTTTCAGGGTTAAAATTAAATGAAGAGGGCAGTTTAAAAGAAACAGTATCTAAAGATTTTAACTACTATTTTAATATAGCCAGTATAATTTGGGTGTCAGGTGCTGTTTTTGCTTTTCTTATTATATTATTTATAAATTGTATATTTATATTTAAAGTATATAAACAGCCTTTTTGTGAGGATAAAGATACACTTAAGGTGCTGGAGAAATGTAAATCCATTATGAATATTTCAAGAGATATACCAATAATTTGTGATAGATATGTAAAGGTACCTTCTCTTTTTGGGAATATAAAACCTAAAATTTTAATTAGTTCAGATTTTATACATAGGCTTTCTGTTGAACAGAAAAAGTATATTTTTTTACATGAACTCTCCCATTTTAAAAGAAAAGATATTTTTATAAGCTGGATAATGTTGTTTTGTGGAATACTTAACTGGTTCAATCCTATAATATGGTTTTTCCTTCACAAAATGTGGGAGGATTGTGAATTAGCTTGTGATGCTTATGTATTATCTCATTTAAAAGAGAAAGAACAAGGGGAATACGGCAAGACAATTATCGATATGGCAAAGTTTGTATCAGATATAAAATATATTCCTGGAGCCACAGGGATAATTAAAGGCAATTCAAATATAAAGAGGAGGATAATTATGATGAAAAAATTCAAAAAAAGTCCATATAAATGGTCAATAGCTGTAATTTGTATTTTAATAGCTGTGTGCATAACTGGTATAACCAATGCACCTATTAAAGCTGCAGTGTTAAAAAATGAAGGAGAATTACTGCAAAAAGAACAAAGTAATATAGACTATGTAAATATAGTAGAGGGATTTTTACCTGCAAATTCACAAATTGTAACCTCTGGTAATACAAAGGAAGAAGAGAATATTTTATTAAAGGACTTAGATAATGATGGCCAAAGAGAAATTATAACTGCTTATAAATCATCAGGACAACCAATTAGTGAAGATGAAAAAATAAATTTACTCGTTCTTAAAAAAGTGGGAGAGAAATGGTTTAAAGCTTTAGATGAATCTGGACAGGGCTTCAAATTGGATTTAGTATTAACTGCAGATATAGATGGAGATGGAAGAGAAGAAGTACTTTTAAGTAGAAGAATTGAGGGAACTGCAGGAGAGATTTTTGTGTATCAATGGAATAACAATGTGTTGAGTAAAGTTTCAGATGAGGGGGTATATTATTCTAAGCTAGATATAGTAGATGTTCCAGGAAAAGATATAAAAGATATAGCTGTGTGGCAGCATGATACTGGGGATGCTTACATGATAGATATTTTAAAGTGGAATGGAAAAATCTTTGTTCCAGAAAAAATTGATTGTCCTGATTATTTTAAACAGTCGGTGGTACCTTATTATGAGCAAAAGGTAAAGGAAATGCCAGGAGCTGGCTTTTATTGGTACTACCTGGCAGAGGCGCAATTAAAGTCAGCGGATAAAAAAGGAGCCCTGAAGTCCGCGGAAAAAGGATTAAAGTTAGATACAGGATATCCTCCAAAAGAATATTTTAATGAGATTAAGGAAAAGGCTTCCAAATAA
- a CDS encoding BlaI/MecI/CopY family transcriptional regulator: MLSKTPKISDSEWEIMKVLWKKSPLTSSEIIEILKEYISWNPKTIHTLISRLVKKDAIEVKKDTPFYLYYPKVSEEECRKTETKSFVKKVYNGSIHLLISNFIKNEKLSEEEIEELRKILDEKDSRRR, from the coding sequence ATGTTGAGTAAAACACCAAAAATATCTGATTCAGAATGGGAGATAATGAAAGTATTATGGAAAAAATCACCCCTTACTTCTAGCGAAATAATTGAAATTTTAAAAGAATATATTTCATGGAATCCAAAGACTATTCATACTCTCATTAGTAGACTAGTAAAAAAGGATGCCATTGAAGTGAAAAAAGATACACCTTTTTATTTATATTATCCTAAGGTGTCTGAGGAGGAATGTAGAAAAACAGAAACAAAATCTTTTGTCAAGAAGGTTTATAACGGCTCAATTCATCTATTAATTTCTAATTTTATAAAAAACGAAAAATTATCAGAGGAGGAGATAGAGGAATTGAGGAAAATACTAGATGAAAAAGATAGCAGAAGGAGATGA
- a CDS encoding [Fe-Fe] hydrogenase large subunit C-terminal domain-containing protein: MYEYDKLIYLKEEKCVGCNKCIVNCPVIGANIAYIVEGKNKVKINGEKCIHCGECIKVCDHFARDFNDDTEDFFNDLSSGKKISLIVAPSIRVNIENYKKLFGYFKSIGINFIYDVSLGADITVWAYLKAIKDNKLSSIIAQPCSAIVNYIEKYNSGLIDFLAPIQSPMICTSIYMKKYRNIADNIAFISPCIGKSDEIHHKNTFGYVNYNVTFKKLLEYLNKNLINISSYKECDFDDIKCELGFLFSRPGGLKENIEARVQDTWVRQVEGEHSAYDYLNEYGKRIAKGESVPLIVDILNCSNGCNFGSAVPYENKLSIDDCDNKFNNLKKIKLPKNNRSFIKRNKEDLSGMFDKTLKLEDFMRVYNKNQAVFDIEEPTEVQYNEIFKRLNKFTETQKNINCSSCGYGTCRDMARAIHNGLNAYYNCIDYNKQEVNHEQQLLNYKNEEMKALEELNRLSEEKVKNAEELKKKVSEIILSVKEVTKGNGESAVAIGNISNDIAEVLNITNILKDNIREIRDKLNKFSKASEQIVDIANQTNLLALNAAIEASRSGEMGRGFSVVADEVKKLSYESKDVASSTQNDQAVMIGLIKQIYKVSKVLNTKMESVNSSINDISSVTEEISANSEEISAAASSLLE; this comes from the coding sequence ATGTATGAATATGATAAATTGATTTATTTAAAAGAGGAAAAGTGTGTTGGATGCAATAAATGTATAGTTAATTGCCCTGTGATAGGTGCTAACATCGCATATATAGTAGAAGGAAAAAACAAAGTAAAAATAAATGGAGAAAAATGTATACATTGTGGTGAGTGTATAAAGGTATGTGACCATTTTGCAAGAGACTTTAATGACGATACTGAAGATTTTTTTAATGACTTGTCATCGGGGAAAAAAATATCTTTAATAGTAGCACCTTCTATTAGAGTTAATATTGAAAATTATAAAAAGTTGTTTGGATATTTTAAGTCCATAGGTATCAATTTTATATATGATGTTTCTTTGGGGGCGGATATAACTGTATGGGCATATTTAAAAGCTATAAAGGACAATAAATTATCTTCTATTATTGCACAACCCTGTTCAGCTATAGTTAATTATATAGAAAAGTATAATTCGGGGTTAATAGATTTTTTGGCGCCAATTCAGAGCCCAATGATATGTACTTCCATTTATATGAAAAAATATAGAAATATTGCTGATAATATTGCCTTTATATCACCCTGTATAGGAAAGTCAGATGAAATTCACCATAAAAATACTTTTGGGTATGTAAATTATAATGTGACTTTTAAAAAACTTTTGGAGTATCTAAATAAAAATCTTATAAATATAAGTTCTTATAAAGAGTGTGATTTTGATGATATTAAATGTGAATTGGGATTCTTATTTAGCAGACCCGGGGGTTTAAAGGAAAATATCGAGGCCAGAGTTCAGGATACCTGGGTTCGTCAAGTTGAAGGTGAACATTCTGCCTATGACTACTTAAATGAGTATGGAAAGCGTATTGCAAAAGGAGAATCAGTTCCTTTGATTGTAGATATTTTAAATTGTTCTAATGGATGTAATTTTGGAAGTGCCGTACCATATGAGAATAAACTGTCTATTGATGACTGTGACAATAAGTTTAACAATCTGAAAAAAATTAAGCTTCCCAAAAATAATAGATCATTTATAAAAAGAAATAAAGAGGATCTTTCTGGTATGTTTGATAAAACCCTAAAATTAGAGGATTTTATGAGGGTATATAATAAAAATCAGGCTGTATTTGATATAGAGGAACCAACGGAAGTTCAATATAATGAAATATTTAAACGTTTAAATAAATTTACTGAAACACAGAAAAATATCAACTGTTCTTCCTGTGGCTATGGCACATGCAGGGATATGGCAAGGGCAATACATAATGGATTAAATGCATATTATAATTGTATTGATTATAATAAACAGGAAGTCAATCATGAGCAGCAGCTTTTAAATTATAAAAATGAAGAAATGAAGGCATTGGAAGAATTAAATAGATTATCTGAGGAAAAGGTTAAAAATGCGGAGGAATTAAAGAAGAAAGTTTCAGAAATAATACTTTCAGTTAAAGAAGTTACAAAGGGTAATGGAGAAAGTGCAGTAGCTATTGGTAATATATCTAACGATATAGCAGAGGTATTAAATATAACTAATATACTTAAAGATAATATCAGGGAAATAAGGGATAAATTAAATAAATTTTCCAAAGCTTCAGAACAAATTGTAGATATTGCAAATCAGACAAATCTTTTAGCTTTAAATGCTGCTATTGAAGCTTCAAGATCCGGAGAAATGGGAAGGGGATTTTCTGTAGTTGCAGATGAAGTGAAAAAATTATCTTATGAATCAAAAGATGTAGCTTCATCCACACAAAATGATCAAGCTGTGATGATTGGGCTTATAAAACAAATATATAAAGTATCAAAGGTTTTAAATACAAAGATGGAAAGTGTCAATAGCTCTATAAATGATATTTCCTCTGTTACTGAAGAAATATCTGCAAATAGTGAAGAGATTAGTGCAGCAGCTTCCAGTCTTTTAGAATGA